One Spirochaeta africana DSM 8902 genomic window carries:
- a CDS encoding HAMP domain-containing sensor histidine kinase — MSSRDPIRSTFLIVGAVTMIMVIAAGFWSNLVYERQYQSDHRRELQRNADLAASVLERFAEPNERLAFLTIRDMIDTWDARGSHRHRIVVENTRGEDILVFPYNIGVLAHAAESPYRSGLVTLYTTEPVPYYPSQLYVLGGLGLLLLLVIWLGMQLAGRTLQQPLHTLAAAANEYAGGNLAHRTSPDEHPIVGEVAATMNQMAAQLQSRIATILAQQQELEALLGSLAEGIIVLDRTSRVVRMNRVAAMLFDADPDAVEGKPLLQVVRSSRLEELVRTLHEQLQPDHHSSPESPGQLQPQPQQHEIELFGNEPRIIQVQAAVYQSNHKQRTLLVLHDITAIRRLETVRRDFVANVSHELKTPITSIGGFVETILEDIEMPRSDLQRFLGIVHTQSQRLQAIIEDLLSLSRIEEHGRELPRSEVSLAPLLQGVVDLTSHLSSERGIRVRVDNQGPAGLTANANLLEQALLNLVQNAIKYSPAGAEVVLRSRWQDSDAILEVQDSGTGIPQQDLPRLFERFYRVDRARSRQQGGTGLGLAIVKHIALVHGGSVAVDSTLGRGSTFRIVLPQQSPAGSGQTPGPPDRAG; from the coding sequence GTGAGTTCCAGAGATCCGATTCGCAGTACATTTCTCATCGTTGGTGCCGTAACCATGATTATGGTGATTGCGGCCGGATTCTGGTCCAATCTGGTCTATGAACGCCAGTACCAGAGCGATCACCGTCGTGAACTGCAGCGAAACGCCGACCTGGCCGCATCTGTCCTGGAGCGGTTTGCCGAACCCAATGAGCGGTTAGCCTTTCTGACCATTCGCGATATGATCGATACCTGGGATGCCCGCGGCAGCCACCGCCACCGGATTGTGGTCGAGAACACCCGGGGCGAGGATATCCTGGTTTTTCCGTACAATATCGGGGTACTGGCTCATGCCGCCGAGTCCCCGTATCGCAGCGGGCTGGTCACCCTGTACACCACCGAACCGGTGCCCTACTATCCCTCCCAGCTGTATGTGCTGGGTGGACTGGGGCTGCTGCTGTTGCTGGTCATCTGGCTAGGGATGCAGCTGGCCGGACGCACCCTGCAGCAGCCGCTGCACACCCTGGCTGCTGCTGCCAATGAGTATGCTGGCGGTAATCTGGCTCACCGGACCTCGCCGGATGAGCACCCCATTGTGGGCGAGGTAGCAGCCACCATGAATCAGATGGCGGCACAGCTGCAGTCGCGGATTGCCACCATTCTGGCGCAACAACAGGAACTGGAGGCGCTGCTTGGCAGCCTGGCCGAGGGGATCATCGTACTAGACCGCACCAGTCGCGTGGTGCGGATGAACCGGGTTGCAGCAATGTTGTTTGATGCAGACCCCGATGCAGTTGAGGGCAAACCCCTGCTGCAGGTTGTACGCAGTTCGCGCCTGGAGGAACTGGTACGCACGCTGCACGAACAGCTGCAGCCGGACCATCACTCATCACCCGAGTCTCCGGGTCAGCTGCAGCCGCAGCCGCAGCAGCATGAAATCGAGCTTTTTGGTAACGAACCACGGATTATCCAGGTGCAGGCCGCGGTATACCAGAGCAACCACAAGCAGCGCACCCTGCTGGTGCTGCATGACATAACGGCAATCAGGCGGCTGGAAACGGTGCGCCGCGATTTCGTTGCCAACGTCTCGCACGAGCTCAAAACCCCGATCACCAGTATCGGCGGGTTTGTCGAGACAATTCTTGAAGATATCGAGATGCCGCGGTCAGACCTTCAGCGCTTTCTGGGGATCGTTCACACCCAGTCTCAGCGACTGCAGGCAATTATCGAAGACCTCCTCAGCCTGTCGCGCATCGAGGAACACGGCCGGGAGCTGCCCCGCAGCGAGGTCTCGCTGGCTCCACTGCTGCAGGGGGTGGTTGATCTGACCAGCCACCTCAGCAGCGAGCGCGGCATCCGGGTTCGGGTTGATAATCAGGGGCCGGCAGGACTTACCGCCAATGCCAACCTGCTGGAGCAGGCTCTGCTAAACCTGGTGCAGAATGCCATCAAGTACAGCCCCGCCGGGGCAGAGGTTGTGCTCCGCAGCCGGTGGCAGGACAGCGACGCCATCCTGGAGGTGCAGGACAGCGGTACCGGGATTCCCCAGCAGGATCTCCCTCGACTGTTTGAGCGCTTCTATCGGGTAGATCGCGCCCGCAGCCGTCAGCAAGGCGGGACCGGGCTGGGCCTGGCAATCGTGAAGCACATTGCACTGGTACACGGGGGATCGGTCGCGGTAGACAGCACGCTGGGTCGCGGCTCTACCTTCCGGATAGTGCTGCCGCAGCAGTCTCCAGCCGGGTCCGGACAGACGCCAGGTCCTCCTGATCGAGCAGGATGA
- a CDS encoding saccharopine dehydrogenase family protein: MSKVLIVGAGGVGQVVAHKCAQVADVFSEIVLASRTESKCQAILQQITELAAADSARTLPKMSTAQVDADDVARMTALIQREKPDLVLNVALPYQDLPIMDACLATGVDYLDTANYEPPEEARFSYTWQWEYQQRFRDAGIMALLGSGFDPGVTNVFTAWAMKHHFDEIDTLDIIDCNAGDHGMPFATNFNPEINIREVTARGRYYQDGEWVETEPLSESRSYDFPDGIGSRKIYLMFHEELESLVKHFPSIKKARFWMTFSDNYLKHLEVLQNVGMTRIDPVEYQGQQVIPLQFLKAVLPDPASLGPLTKGRTCIGCHITGTKDGKPREYYIYNICSHEAAYQEVRSQAISYTTGVPAMIGAKMMLTGAWKGQGVFNMEEFDPDPFMEALNQHGLPWHEKFL, from the coding sequence ATGTCGAAAGTACTGATTGTCGGGGCCGGCGGGGTCGGCCAGGTAGTGGCGCACAAGTGTGCCCAGGTAGCTGATGTATTCTCGGAGATCGTGCTGGCCAGTCGCACCGAGAGCAAGTGCCAGGCTATCCTGCAGCAGATCACCGAGCTGGCAGCCGCCGACAGTGCTCGGACCCTGCCGAAGATGTCGACAGCCCAGGTTGATGCAGACGATGTTGCCCGGATGACCGCGCTAATCCAGCGGGAGAAGCCGGATCTGGTGCTGAATGTGGCGCTGCCGTATCAGGATCTGCCAATCATGGATGCCTGTCTGGCCACCGGGGTAGACTACCTCGATACCGCCAACTACGAACCGCCGGAAGAGGCCCGTTTTTCCTACACCTGGCAGTGGGAGTACCAACAGCGGTTTCGCGATGCCGGTATTATGGCCCTGCTGGGCAGCGGCTTCGATCCCGGGGTGACCAATGTCTTTACTGCCTGGGCAATGAAACACCATTTCGACGAGATCGACACCCTGGATATCATTGACTGCAATGCTGGTGATCATGGCATGCCGTTTGCCACCAACTTCAATCCCGAAATCAACATCCGTGAGGTAACCGCCAGGGGCCGGTACTATCAGGATGGCGAGTGGGTCGAGACCGAACCCCTGAGCGAGAGCCGCAGCTACGACTTTCCCGACGGAATCGGCTCGCGCAAGATCTACCTGATGTTCCACGAAGAGCTGGAGTCGCTGGTAAAGCATTTTCCCAGCATCAAAAAGGCCCGTTTCTGGATGACCTTCTCCGATAACTATCTGAAGCACCTGGAGGTGCTGCAGAATGTCGGTATGACCCGCATTGACCCGGTCGAGTATCAGGGACAGCAGGTGATCCCGCTGCAGTTTCTCAAGGCGGTCCTGCCGGATCCCGCCTCGCTTGGTCCGTTGACCAAGGGCCGTACCTGCATCGGCTGCCACATTACCGGTACCAAGGACGGCAAGCCTCGGGAGTATTATATCTACAATATCTGCTCGCACGAAGCCGCCTACCAGGAGGTCCGTTCGCAGGCCATCAGCTATACCACCGGGGTGCCGGCCATGATCGGCGCCAAAATGATGCTCACTGGCGCCTGGAAAGGGCAGGGGGTATTCAATATGGAAGAGTTTGATCCGGATCCCTTTATGGAAGCATTGAACCAGCACGGGCTGCCATGGCACGAGAAATTCCTGTAG
- the nspC gene encoding carboxynorspermidine decarboxylase yields the protein MAREIPVGAAADGHTPGQHTAPGGLPVDTDPARFPSPCFVVDQAALERNLQILSRVQQDSGATILLALKAFALHALFPQMRRHLGGVCASGPHEARLGREEFGRQVHTFAAAYSPEDLEAVLELSDHVVFNSPGQWMRFRDRALAAAAQRAGAASSAGDASNSADGAESGSAANASTSAAPLANVRSGNTRHPLQFGLRINPEHSEGTVPIYDPCAPYSRLGITEAELRGWLADDPRGLEGIGGLHMHTLCEQGADALERTVAVLERRFGDILRQMQWLNLGGGHHITRPDYDRDRLVRLIRRLRTDYGLEIFLEPGEAAVINTGVLICSVLDVLRNDRNLAILDISATAHMPDVLEMPYRPDIRGAVAPDAPEAAYSCRLGGMSCLAGDVIGDYGFLAPLKPGDRLVFEDMSHYTMVKTTMFNGVQHPAIALYHPENDSISVVRRFGYRDFRDRLS from the coding sequence ATGGCACGAGAAATTCCTGTAGGCGCTGCCGCCGATGGCCATACCCCGGGACAGCATACCGCTCCCGGGGGGCTGCCGGTGGACACCGATCCTGCCCGCTTCCCGTCACCCTGCTTTGTCGTAGACCAGGCTGCGCTCGAGCGCAACCTGCAGATCCTGTCCCGGGTCCAACAGGACAGCGGGGCAACGATTTTGCTGGCCCTGAAGGCCTTTGCCCTGCATGCCCTGTTTCCGCAGATGCGTCGCCATCTTGGCGGGGTCTGCGCCAGCGGGCCGCACGAGGCGCGCCTTGGGCGTGAGGAGTTCGGTCGGCAGGTCCACACCTTTGCCGCAGCCTACTCCCCGGAAGATCTCGAGGCGGTCCTGGAGCTGTCGGATCATGTGGTGTTCAATTCGCCTGGGCAGTGGATGCGGTTTCGCGATCGTGCCCTGGCGGCCGCGGCCCAGCGTGCCGGCGCTGCAAGTAGCGCCGGCGACGCCAGCAACAGCGCAGACGGCGCTGAATCCGGCTCTGCCGCCAACGCCAGCACCAGCGCCGCCCCCCTCGCCAACGTCAGATCCGGCAATACCCGGCACCCGCTGCAGTTCGGCCTGCGCATCAACCCCGAACACTCCGAGGGCACCGTGCCGATCTATGACCCCTGTGCCCCGTACTCCAGACTGGGGATAACCGAGGCCGAGCTGCGCGGCTGGCTGGCGGACGATCCCCGCGGACTGGAGGGGATTGGCGGGCTGCACATGCACACCCTCTGTGAACAGGGCGCCGATGCCCTGGAGCGGACGGTGGCGGTTCTGGAGCGTCGCTTTGGCGATATTCTCCGGCAGATGCAGTGGCTGAATCTGGGGGGCGGCCATCACATTACCAGGCCCGACTATGACCGCGATCGCCTGGTGCGCCTGATCAGACGACTGCGCACGGATTACGGGCTGGAGATCTTCCTGGAACCCGGCGAGGCAGCGGTAATCAATACCGGGGTGCTGATCTGCAGCGTGCTGGATGTTCTCCGCAATGACCGGAATCTGGCGATTCTTGATATCTCTGCCACCGCCCACATGCCGGATGTACTGGAGATGCCCTATCGTCCCGATATCCGGGGGGCGGTTGCACCGGATGCCCCCGAGGCTGCATACAGCTGTCGACTGGGCGGTATGAGCTGCCTGGCCGGGGATGTTATCGGTGATTACGGCTTTCTCGCCCCGCTCAAACCCGGGGATCGACTGGTGTTCGAGGATATGAGCCATTACACCATGGTGAAAACCACCATGTTCAACGGGGTGCAGCATCCTGCAATCGCACTCTATCATCCGGAAAACGACTCGATATCGGTTGTTCGCCGCTTTGGCTATCGGGATTTTCGCGATCGTCTTTCGTGA
- a CDS encoding metallophosphoesterase: MSSFAIEMLQRLHQETPAQPLPQDRPSVIISDFHVGDGSIKDDFLHNADLTMEVLDEYYRRGFRLILNGDIEELQKFPLERIMRRWPNLYRIFERFQREDRLVRLAGNHDLQLLYDNPFPEPVLEGLRYRYQDNDIFIFHGHQASRRYSHYNDQVGWMLKHVVGRFPIRNISVSHDNRKKKKLEERVYAFANQQKILSIIGHTHRPLFESLSKTDYVKFNIERLCRQYSRATNGEKQAIHGEIMDLRTHLRNTVPDRRRDIGSIYHDGFVVPCLFNSGCVIGKRGITCIELSASELSLKYWFDKQRSRRYIRYDGYETSQLPGTSYFETVIKSEQLDYIFSRIHLLA; the protein is encoded by the coding sequence ATGAGCAGCTTCGCCATCGAAATGCTGCAGCGACTGCACCAGGAGACACCGGCACAGCCGCTGCCGCAGGATCGCCCATCGGTTATTATCAGTGACTTTCATGTCGGCGACGGCAGCATCAAGGACGACTTCCTGCACAATGCCGATCTGACAATGGAGGTGCTGGACGAGTATTACCGGCGCGGATTCCGGCTTATCCTGAACGGCGACATTGAGGAGCTGCAGAAGTTTCCGCTGGAGCGGATTATGCGTCGCTGGCCAAACCTGTACCGGATCTTTGAACGATTTCAGCGCGAGGATCGGCTGGTGCGACTGGCCGGGAACCACGATCTACAGCTGCTGTACGACAACCCCTTCCCGGAACCGGTGCTGGAGGGACTGCGCTACCGGTATCAGGACAATGATATCTTTATCTTTCACGGGCACCAGGCTTCGCGCCGGTATTCACATTACAATGACCAGGTTGGCTGGATGCTGAAACATGTGGTCGGCAGGTTTCCTATCCGGAATATCTCGGTAAGTCACGATAACCGGAAGAAGAAGAAACTGGAGGAGCGGGTGTATGCCTTCGCGAATCAACAGAAGATCCTGTCGATTATCGGCCACACCCATCGACCGCTGTTCGAATCCCTGTCCAAAACCGACTATGTCAAATTCAACATAGAGCGACTGTGCCGTCAGTACAGCCGGGCTACCAACGGGGAGAAACAGGCTATTCATGGCGAGATTATGGATCTGCGCACCCACCTGCGAAACACGGTTCCGGATCGTCGCAGGGATATCGGCAGCATCTACCATGACGGTTTTGTAGTACCCTGCCTGTTCAACTCGGGGTGTGTCATCGGGAAGCGCGGGATTACCTGCATTGAGCTGAGCGCGTCCGAGCTGAGCCTGAAGTACTGGTTCGACAAGCAGCGATCGCGGCGCTACATCCGTTACGACGGCTATGAGACCTCGCAGCTGCCGGGAACCAGCTACTTCGAGACGGTTATCAAGTCCGAACAGCTGGATTACATCTTCTCGCGCATCCACCTGCTGGCTTGA
- a CDS encoding PstS family phosphate ABC transporter substrate-binding protein → MIRLRTTRGILMLGGLAAALLMGSCRAENGDTSSSLAQLPAYVPAERHAGTIQVVGSDTLRTALLLLTDAYHVQQPAVEFELHFPGSDFGAQALADGQAQLAPMSRALAGHEYDEVARRTGQSPLQVPVAIDAVAVYVHRENPVESADLQQLAQVFGDVATEGDAVTWSMLGGSGDWAARSLQPVGRAPGSGTYELFRTRVLQGAGFAPAYRAYPGSSSTVRAVAADAGLIGYSGIGYNYAGVRPLALSEDGGAAYQPLPEHILSGRYPLVRPLYIYASLEQGLPEETAAAMLDFLLFVVSRQGQQLLARDGFILLDQEDLASVRTRLETAAAALSGR, encoded by the coding sequence ATGATACGACTCCGCACAACCCGAGGAATACTCATGCTGGGAGGGCTTGCTGCTGCACTGCTGATGGGCAGCTGTCGTGCAGAAAATGGTGATACGTCATCCTCCCTGGCACAGCTGCCGGCGTATGTGCCGGCAGAGCGGCATGCCGGTACCATCCAGGTTGTCGGCTCGGATACCCTGCGCACTGCCTTGCTGCTGCTGACCGACGCCTATCATGTGCAGCAGCCGGCTGTTGAGTTCGAGCTGCACTTTCCCGGCTCGGATTTTGGGGCCCAGGCACTTGCAGATGGGCAGGCACAGCTGGCGCCGATGAGTCGGGCGCTTGCCGGGCATGAATACGATGAGGTGGCGCGCCGAACTGGCCAGTCACCGCTACAGGTGCCGGTGGCTATCGATGCTGTCGCGGTGTATGTGCATCGTGAGAATCCGGTTGAATCTGCTGATCTGCAGCAGCTTGCACAGGTGTTTGGGGACGTGGCGACCGAAGGGGATGCGGTGACCTGGTCCATGCTGGGCGGCAGCGGCGACTGGGCGGCCAGATCCCTGCAGCCGGTCGGCAGGGCCCCTGGTTCCGGCACCTATGAACTGTTTCGTACCCGGGTGCTGCAGGGAGCCGGGTTTGCACCGGCATATCGTGCGTATCCCGGTTCCTCATCGACCGTGCGGGCGGTGGCGGCCGATGCCGGCCTGATCGGGTATTCCGGCATCGGTTACAACTATGCCGGGGTCCGACCGCTGGCGCTGTCCGAGGATGGCGGGGCGGCCTATCAGCCGCTGCCGGAGCATATCCTCAGCGGCAGGTATCCGCTGGTCCGCCCGCTGTACATCTATGCAAGTCTTGAACAGGGACTCCCCGAGGAGACTGCCGCTGCAATGCTGGATTTCCTGCTGTTTGTGGTGTCACGGCAAGGTCAGCAGCTGCTGGCGCGGGACGGGTTCATCCTGCTCGATCAGGAGGACCTGGCGTCTGTCCGGACCCGGCTGGAGACTGCTGCGGCAGCACTATCCGGAAGGTAG
- the speA gene encoding biosynthetic arginine decarboxylase: MPKEMLQRWKVSDSADVYGVKDWGAGYFDVSDSGEVVITARHPEGPVTVNMMDIIAGINERGLSMPVLLRVENLLDSQITLLNESFRKTIRKLEYKGNYQGVFPIKVNQQEQVIKEISRFGDRYNHGLEAGSKAELIVALAVLNNTNSCLICNGYKDSEFIDLGLEATRMGYKVFFVMEMPGELELLIERSKALGIRPNIGVRLKLATKAGGHWSESGGDSSIFGLTATQLVEVVERLRAADMLDCLRLVHYHLGSQIPNIRDIRSAIRETCRFYADLALEGAPMGHIDLGGGLAVDYDGSKTNFVHSMNYSLDEYTADVIEVIMEVLDEKDIPHPTVITESGRATVAYSSVLLFDILDVNRSEATMEVETIPPDAHELLVSMREVLNTMTLKNVQECYNDAVYYRDEIRERFKWGQIGLRERALSENLFFAIMRRLTENLKKLRRVPAALEGLSEALYDVYYGNFSVFQSLPDAWAIDQVFPVMPLHRLDEEPKRKAIIADITCDSDGKLDRFADFHDLRRTLPLHDLKPDQEYYLGAFLVGAYQETLGDLHNLFGDTNIVGVRIKPEGGFDFVHELEGDSIADVVSYVEYDPKNLVRMFREKAEQAVRDGRISAQDRRRILSVYEAGMNGYTYFER; the protein is encoded by the coding sequence TTGCCAAAGGAAATGCTGCAGCGCTGGAAGGTGTCGGACTCCGCCGATGTGTACGGGGTCAAGGACTGGGGAGCCGGTTATTTCGATGTATCGGATTCCGGTGAGGTAGTGATTACCGCCCGACATCCCGAGGGTCCGGTCACCGTCAATATGATGGACATCATTGCCGGAATCAACGAGCGCGGCCTGAGTATGCCGGTCCTGCTGAGGGTAGAGAATCTGCTGGACTCCCAGATCACCTTGCTGAACGAGAGCTTTCGTAAAACCATACGGAAGCTGGAGTATAAAGGCAACTACCAGGGGGTCTTCCCGATCAAGGTCAACCAGCAGGAACAGGTTATCAAGGAGATATCCCGTTTCGGTGATCGGTATAATCACGGTCTGGAGGCCGGCAGCAAGGCCGAGCTTATTGTTGCCCTGGCGGTACTCAACAACACCAACAGCTGTCTTATCTGTAACGGCTACAAGGACAGCGAGTTTATCGACCTCGGGCTTGAGGCTACCCGCATGGGGTACAAGGTCTTTTTTGTGATGGAGATGCCCGGTGAACTGGAGCTGCTGATCGAGCGCAGCAAGGCCCTGGGAATCCGTCCGAACATCGGGGTACGGCTGAAGCTGGCAACCAAGGCTGGAGGTCACTGGAGCGAGTCCGGCGGCGACTCCAGCATCTTCGGGCTGACCGCAACCCAGCTGGTAGAGGTGGTGGAGCGCTTGCGCGCAGCCGATATGCTGGACTGCTTGCGGCTGGTGCACTATCACCTGGGTTCGCAGATCCCGAATATCCGCGATATCCGTTCGGCAATCAGGGAAACCTGCCGGTTCTACGCCGACCTGGCCCTGGAAGGCGCCCCGATGGGGCATATCGACCTGGGTGGCGGACTGGCGGTAGACTACGACGGTTCCAAAACCAATTTCGTGCACAGTATGAACTACTCCCTGGACGAGTATACCGCCGACGTGATCGAGGTAATCATGGAGGTGCTGGATGAAAAAGATATCCCGCATCCCACCGTGATCACCGAGTCGGGGCGGGCAACCGTGGCCTACAGCTCGGTGCTGTTGTTTGATATCCTGGATGTGAACCGCAGCGAGGCTACCATGGAGGTGGAAACCATTCCGCCTGATGCCCATGAACTGCTGGTCAGCATGCGCGAGGTGCTCAATACCATGACCCTCAAGAACGTACAGGAATGCTACAACGACGCGGTCTATTATCGCGACGAGATCCGCGAGCGCTTCAAGTGGGGGCAGATCGGACTGCGCGAACGTGCCCTTTCCGAGAACCTGTTCTTTGCAATCATGCGCCGGCTCACCGAAAACCTGAAGAAGCTGCGGCGTGTGCCGGCAGCCCTGGAGGGGCTCAGCGAGGCCCTGTACGATGTCTATTACGGCAATTTCAGTGTGTTTCAGTCCCTGCCGGATGCCTGGGCTATCGATCAGGTGTTTCCGGTCATGCCGCTGCATCGCCTGGATGAAGAGCCCAAACGCAAGGCAATCATTGCCGACATCACCTGCGATTCGGACGGCAAGCTGGATCGCTTCGCCGATTTTCACGACCTGCGCCGCACCCTGCCGCTGCATGACCTGAAACCCGATCAGGAGTACTATCTCGGGGCCTTTCTGGTCGGGGCCTATCAGGAAACCCTGGGGGATCTTCACAACCTGTTCGGCGATACCAACATCGTCGGGGTGCGCATCAAACCCGAAGGCGGGTTTGACTTTGTGCATGAACTCGAGGGTGACTCGATTGCCGACGTGGTGTCCTATGTGGAGTATGATCCCAAGAACCTGGTGCGGATGTTCCGCGAGAAGGCCGAACAGGCCGTGCGCGACGGGCGTATATCAGCACAGGATCGTCGGCGGATTCTGTCGGTATACGAAGCCGGTATGAACGGCTACACCTATTTTGAGCGATAG
- the phoU gene encoding phosphate signaling complex protein PhoU has translation MPPRRRLETELHKVHTGILHMGTLAEEALHKAMAALAEKDTTAAQLVIDEDSVIDTAQAEIEDLVTRVIAIEQPVAEDLRILITCIKLAADIERIGDHARHIAKAVDRVSRHGIEVALPRLLRMSELGIGMLHDVLTAFMDGDTAMAEAIAARDDLIDELHRTAYREIIAYMQEDPAHIEDGTRLLLLCRFLERLGDHVTNMCEWVVYARTGHHPELND, from the coding sequence ATGCCGCCGCGACGACGTCTGGAAACCGAGCTGCACAAGGTGCATACCGGGATCCTGCACATGGGAACCCTGGCCGAGGAGGCCCTGCACAAGGCTATGGCCGCTCTGGCCGAGAAGGACACCACCGCAGCACAGCTGGTTATCGATGAAGACAGCGTGATCGATACGGCGCAGGCCGAGATCGAGGATCTGGTGACCCGTGTTATTGCTATCGAACAGCCGGTTGCCGAGGATTTGCGAATTCTGATTACCTGTATCAAACTTGCAGCAGACATTGAGCGAATCGGCGACCACGCACGCCATATCGCGAAAGCAGTCGACAGGGTTTCCCGGCACGGGATAGAGGTTGCCCTGCCGCGCCTGCTGCGAATGAGTGAGCTGGGTATCGGGATGCTGCATGATGTACTGACCGCCTTTATGGATGGGGATACCGCCATGGCGGAGGCCATTGCAGCCCGGGACGATCTGATCGACGAGCTCCATCGGACGGCCTATCGGGAGATTATCGCCTACATGCAGGAGGATCCGGCTCACATCGAGGACGGCACCCGCCTGCTGCTGCTCTGCCGGTTTCTGGAGCGCCTTGGCGATCATGTAACCAACATGTGCGAGTGGGTGGTATATGCCCGCACCGGTCACCATCCGGAACTGAACGATTAG
- a CDS encoding glycosyltransferase family protein: protein MKIAMSCAGEGFGHVSRMIGFAQGLRSRHELVLFAPQTVQHHIRRSLPDAEVVTIPHFHLVKQDDRINYPRTLRENLVKFVQFRGAVRRIRRELARRHIDAVISDFDPYLPAAARAISLPILQVNHPGVVTRYASLAPDAVIARATARLMMGYADRYMYVSFYNGDVGPILREQFDRVQVTRGDYYVVYLKPSYRRHVTAQLQRLGVTNYRLFPSDEHDFVASLAGCKGVITSAGHQSLSEAVTLGKPVFAIPQRGQFEQRLNAAMLARSGWGRKGRFGNLQRSLGAFIRSIDSYPRQTARNSCAYRRGGVQYRFVNDRERAVQMIEKFIQDYAGTDSLQRAILNMQHGIASMQHGFTAILQNIGLAG from the coding sequence ATGAAGATTGCAATGTCCTGTGCAGGTGAAGGCTTCGGCCATGTCTCCCGGATGATCGGATTCGCCCAGGGGCTCCGTTCCCGCCATGAGCTGGTGCTGTTCGCGCCCCAGACGGTGCAGCATCATATCCGTCGCAGTTTGCCCGATGCCGAGGTAGTTACCATACCGCATTTTCATCTGGTAAAACAGGATGACCGTATCAATTATCCCCGTACACTGCGAGAGAATCTGGTCAAGTTCGTCCAGTTTCGCGGTGCGGTGCGCAGGATCCGTCGTGAACTGGCCCGGCGCCATATCGACGCCGTCATCAGCGATTTTGATCCGTATCTGCCGGCAGCGGCCCGGGCAATCAGCCTGCCGATACTGCAGGTTAACCATCCAGGGGTAGTAACCAGGTATGCCTCGCTGGCACCGGATGCGGTGATTGCCCGTGCCACCGCCCGGCTTATGATGGGCTACGCCGACCGCTACATGTATGTATCATTCTACAACGGGGATGTCGGACCGATACTGCGCGAGCAGTTTGACCGGGTGCAGGTTACCCGTGGGGATTACTACGTGGTCTACCTGAAGCCAAGCTACCGCCGCCACGTTACCGCACAGCTGCAGCGGCTGGGGGTTACCAATTACCGGCTGTTTCCCAGCGATGAACATGACTTTGTGGCCTCGCTGGCAGGCTGCAAGGGGGTTATTACCAGTGCTGGCCATCAGAGCCTGAGCGAGGCGGTGACTTTGGGCAAACCGGTATTCGCCATCCCGCAGCGCGGGCAGTTCGAGCAGCGCCTGAACGCTGCCATGCTGGCACGATCGGGCTGGGGGCGCAAGGGACGCTTCGGGAACCTGCAGCGCAGCCTTGGCGCCTTTATCCGCAGCATCGACAGCTATCCCCGACAGACCGCGAGGAACAGTTGCGCGTATCGCCGCGGCGGGGTGCAGTACCGATTTGTGAACGACCGCGAGCGGGCTGTGCAGATGATCGAGAAGTTTATCCAGGACTATGCGGGTACTGATTCGTTGCAGCGAGCCATCCTGAACATGCAGCACGGAATTGCTTCTATGCAGCACGGCTTTACGGCAATCCTGCAGAATATCGGGTTAGCGGGGTAG
- a CDS encoding response regulator transcription factor → METARILIVDDEPDILELLRYNLEREGWLVESAETGEDALRMVRSRPFDLVVLDLMLPGIDGLEVCARIKAGDIGPAVLMLTARTEDPDIVTGLNVGADDYVTKPFSPKVLTARIKALLRRTLGEHQPPAKLYTAHGIQLDSARYEVMVDGSPVELSATEFGILEVLIKNPGWVFSRAKIIDAVKGDNYPVTERSVDVQILGLRRKLGQRGEAIQTVRGVGYRLQDIK, encoded by the coding sequence ATGGAAACAGCACGGATTCTGATTGTAGATGATGAACCCGATATCCTGGAGCTGTTGCGCTACAATCTGGAACGCGAGGGCTGGCTAGTGGAGTCGGCAGAGACCGGCGAAGATGCCCTGCGAATGGTTCGCTCCCGCCCGTTCGATCTGGTGGTTCTGGACCTGATGCTGCCGGGCATCGATGGTCTGGAGGTGTGCGCACGAATAAAGGCCGGGGATATCGGCCCGGCGGTGCTGATGCTGACCGCCCGTACCGAGGATCCGGACATCGTTACCGGGCTGAATGTCGGCGCCGATGATTATGTTACCAAACCCTTCAGCCCGAAGGTGCTTACCGCACGTATCAAGGCACTGTTGCGTCGCACCCTTGGCGAGCATCAGCCGCCAGCCAAGCTCTACACCGCTCACGGGATTCAGCTGGACAGCGCCCGTTACGAGGTGATGGTTGATGGCTCACCGGTAGAGTTGAGTGCAACCGAGTTCGGCATCCTGGAGGTACTTATCAAGAACCCCGGCTGGGTTTTCAGCCGGGCAAAGATTATTGATGCCGTCAAGGGCGACAATTATCCGGTAACCGAACGCAGCGTCGATGTGCAGATTCTAGGGCTGCGGCGCAAACTGGGACAGCGCGGCGAGGCAATCCAGACCGTCCGCGGGGTTGGCTACCGGCTGCAGGACATAAAGTAG